Within Anopheles ziemanni chromosome 2, idAnoZiCoDA_A2_x.2, whole genome shotgun sequence, the genomic segment TTTTGCTTGTGTGTGATATTTGTGATAGTGATTAGCAATAATTTGTCTATAATAAGCAAAAATTTTGTTCAACTGCATCGACTAGTGCTTATTATATGAATAAAAGTTAACAAACAATTAAGAACGTGTTTACGAAGCAAGTACAATCGAAATAAACGACgcgcaacgaaagtagaaacaaaaggTGCGACAAAAAACTGCCCGAGCCAGCCTCGGGCATGACAGTAAAAATTCCACCCGCTTGCCCGAGCCTGGTTCGGACaagactgtgaaggggttaatttATCaagttttaaacaaaatgatagcattaaataaaagaaatgagTTACATGAAACAGTAAAGTATTGTTatgtttctcctttttttagcAATGCAAATATGTACAAAACAAGTTTTCAGTTTTGTGAACGCATGAGTTGTTACTTTTAAATAGATATTCTGTTTATCCAACTTCGTATACAATTAAAATCTTATAAGTCTAGCAAATACTTGATCTAGATCCAAACTGAATCAAAAGGTTTTCAAAATCTATGTAGTAAACCGAGTGTTTCAGGTAtaattaatatatttttaaaactttttgaatcaattTCTTTAGTATTTACTCTTGgcattcaacaaaaaacaaaaattgaatgcCCTTTTCAACTCAGTTCTAATTTAATAGAAAAGTCTTACAAAAAATTACCGTTAGCAGCTTTTGTGCTGAATTAGATTTTTAATAGCTATATTATAATTTAAAGTCGGCAAgtaagtttatttatttgatttaaaatggcCTTAAGGGCTTTGCTAATTGCTGGCGCTTATAGTATAACTCTTATTTTGGTTTTCAAGCAACAAGTAAGTTGCTTACTTAATAAGTTAGGCAATTATACAATTTTGTTATTATGATATCAGATTGAGTTTCATGATTTTGGTGTGATGCTATtcgaaaaatgaatgaattaaaattatataGGATCTCTAAAATGCCCTGCTTTTTAATTTAGCATTGCTCACATTTGAGTTTTGCGTTCCATCCATTTTGTAATGAtacttaaaaaatatataaaaaatatagtcATTAAGTATGATatacagaaaagtaaagaagaTTTTTCTGTAAGTATTTTAAACATTCACTTTACCATAAAGTCAGCGGTTCCAAACGTAATTGATTGTGTGAGGCACGATTTAATTTCCGCTTTCAAACCAAAAAAGCCCTCAAAACATTGAAAGTCTATGATTTCAAAGCACAGAGATCATCATAGCCGAGTGAAACACAGATTTACGTTTATTGCGAGACGTATAACGTTGCAATGTGCTCGCTCAATCTGGACATTGCGTGACACTTCGGTTGCCATTGACTTTGCCTTCCCGCTCGGTGACCTTTGCACGGGTGACCTTTACCGAAAGGCCCGGAACGTCTCCACTCTCCGCTTCCCAATGGCGGTCGGGCGGTAAATGGATCGAAATGTAATGGCCGCAATTCGATTCTGATCGTTTGAAGgtgcgataaaaaaaaggaaacaacacaCGCGGCCTGTGGACGCACAAAGGAAAACGGGAAGATGAACcagaaacccccccccccccaccacctGACCACCCCTCCACTCGCTAAAGGACAATCTAATTTCATCGCCAGCTGGCGTCGGCGTTCCAAATTGAATGTTGTTTAACGGATAATTGCCTCGACGCGGACGATTGTTTCGCCGATGGCCAAAAAACGAACAACGGGAATTTGAAGCACTAAACAGCCATCGGCCACCGGGGAACGACTATCGCTGCTCCCGGCCTGATGGCCACCGTTTTGTTCCATTCCGGCAAACCACCACTGAAAGCTTCCTTGGGGCCGGGATGGCCAACCGACGCTCCGATGATGATCCTCCGGGTTTTACGATCGTGTCGTTGAAATCAATGAAGTTTGTCTATAAAACCCACCCTTCTTACGGCTGCGGCATGATTATTTCTTCGAGATTGGCCGCACCGAACCTGCCCGGTGAAGGGAAGATGTATTTCACCGCGTGTccgatttaattttcccacccgAGCACCGATTTCCGAACGGAACACTGcggtatgttttatttcattaggtaggaaatttaatttgcaaaaCCCATCCTGCGCCACCGGCTTCGTGGCAGGCACCAGGCCAGACGGCATAAAAGATGGTGTTGCTGATGAAATATGAAATCCAGGATTGAACAACCAATCGAACGACGGACAGGGTGGACCGTTGGAAGCTTTCCTAGTCCTATTTGCTCTCTTTTGGCCACAAGAAAAAGCCGTGACTTGCCCAATCGATGCAGTATTTTcggtgaatttaattaaaaattcaaaccagCTAGGCATGATCTAGTTGGAAAGGTGTCCGATTAGCGAGGTGTTGAttaaagaggaaaaagaaacacaaaaccagTTCATGAAGATGTTTGGTAAAGAAAACCTCGAACGAACACACTTATTATGGCTTCAGTTTTCAGGTTTGATCCTCAAACATATTCTGGGAATAATTTTTTCACCACTCTTTAAACAATGTTGGTGTCTTTAAAATTCATTCGTCATTCATAAGGACTGTTGAACATTATGATTTTTTCTCATTCACTTGGGATCCATTTAtcttggaatttatttatCTCATTCACATGGGATTTTTCCTCATTCCCAGATTTTTGTCTATTGGTACGCGCCATTTATTACTATTTGTCATAAAGTAGGTGCCTTAACCACTTTTAAGAAGAAAGTAATGaattccgttttttttatatttaaaattattattgacTGCATCTTCTGAAATGATAGAATGAAATGTTAAAAGCTGTTTTCAATCTGCAGTAAAATCGTAATAAAACTCTGATTCGACATTTAACAACTTTGGATGTATCTATGCTTACAGTTAGAATTTATGGAGCCCGAATATGCAAAATAAAGAGTATaatcttttcaatttaaagaaaaacagatctTATCTTTCTGAAATTAACCACATatttgaaaatcaattttgaaCCAATTATTATAGAATTCGatttttgatttgaatttaaaaggAATTATAAATAAGGAATCAGGAGTGCCTTCAATCACTATATCCATCGGATCAAATGCTAGAGAGATGATTCATGTAGAGGAAATTGATGTTCAATACCAAAAGGCTATTATTAGATAATGCGGCTCCTATTTTGTAAAGCTGGCATgcattacaaaataaaatcatttaataCAAACATCGTGCgtagtgtttcaaaacaaattaactAAAAAAGCAACATCCATTCCCCACTATGATGGGtgcatctttcgaaaccttctTCGCTTTTTGCGAAATTACTAAATTTTGTGTGCTTCCAAAAATTGTATCAAAAAAGTTCCGCATTTTCAAGCGCTTCGCCTTGCGGCGTTGTAATACGGCCCCATTTTTATCACCCGAGGCCCATAAATTCTTCGGGATAAAATGTATCCATTCCCGCCGGAGAGCCCGCCAATGCCGGTGGCGGCGCAATGCAGCAGCGCGATCGTAAAAGCGACATCCGGCAAATCCACTAATCGGCGAAAATGTCGTTGGGAAAATACGGAAAATTAATCCTCATCCGGTGGACGCCGTCGTCGCCGCCGCTAATGGCGACGTTCGCTGCAATATTCGAATATcttcccccaccccccgcTCAAGGGTGCTATCAAATGTAAATTTTGTGTAAAGGTAATTCGAGCCCAGCACAGGTGTTTGGTGTTGGACCAAGTTTTCATAGGGTAAGTTTATCGTTTGTGTGTCTGTTGGGACACTTTGGCGACAGTAATTAACAGCAGGTCGGAAATGGAACGTACTTTTTAAAAGTTAACATTAGACGTTGGGCGGAAAATGTACCGCTTAAGACATTCGCTCAACGACGAAGGGTTAGTTTTTGTAAAGTATTACCCCGTTTTATTAAACGTGAATTTGCAAAGTGGgttgtttttacttctttaTCCTTCTTTCCTCGAAAAAGTCCCACTGAAGCAACGGacaaattgaaagcaaattaAGACACCCTCATGTTGGGCTGTTCTGGCTGCTaatgaacgaataaacaaCGAATTTTAATCAATCTAAATAAATAGATCTTTTGCAGCGAGCTCCCATCCGTTTTCGACTACAAAGAAGCGCCCAACCGAAGAAGGAGGCGACGAAGAACCGGGCTGCTGGTAGTAACATGCCGCCTTTCTAGCCTTCATTAGGGAATGCTCATTAGGCGCCACCGCCCGTATCTGAGGAGGTTGGGATGGCGAAAGGATGCTCGATCCTGGCGTACGCTAATTAATACTCGATGTTGCTCCACCGAACGGCTGCAGGATCGTGTTTAGGTGAGTAGGCTCGATAGGACGCAAACTCGGTGGCGCTACcttgaatgatttttattgcatGGTGGGTAGCAATTCATTTCAATAAGTAATTGAAACCCATGAAAAGGTACTGCGAAGGACTAGACCGAGAATTATGCGGAGAAATGatataaaatggaaatttcaAGATTCACTTCACTCGTTTAATTATTACTATTGATAATACACGACGTTCACTTGTGAGTAGTTGAAGGGTCAATGTAGTTAAAACGTACACAACTGTCTGAAACGGAACAGTTATTGTTAATTGAGCGaggtaattttattaaaatcgaaattgtttttcctatttttttttgtctacttGTCGAAGAAACTAAGACCTCTGATAGAAAAGATCCTaaattttacgtaattttaactgAACGATGGAGTGTAATAGGAaagaataatttgaaataaaactaactgcaagatgaatggaaACAGAATTTAGATTTTACTTAAGAAGAGAACTAGTTGAATACGAGAATGGTTCAATGtattgagtttattttttaaatagccGTTATCTGTTACATTCCTCCAAAACGGGgagttttttctccaaaatatGGGCGgaaattgttaaaaacaatttatctACTTTTGAAAAACGTGTTGAACATAATCAACTATATCATATAATTATAAGTTTAATTGTAATTTATGTCTATCTGCTACAGAAAATGGTGACTAACTAACTATCTGATGCTCCGGTGCTAGCACGGAAAGATGCCGGAGCTGGTGCTATGGCTGGTACTGGAATTAACGCAACATGAAGGGAGATCATATTGCGTCGACCGTGGGAGCGTTGCGTTGATGTATTTACTGGTGTCAGCATAATGTCATGATCATTATGTCAGCATAACTATACATTAACCTCTTATACTAACATGGTACATTAACTTCAAAGAACATATATTAACTTTAAATTAATCTACCAAGCAGGAAGCTTAGGTCCTGCTTCTATTAATTCTATAAAGTATGGAATAGTTGTAGGTATAAATCGGGCAATATTGTCTTACGCGCAAATTGTTGTAATTTTGACCTCGTTTGAAccacataaaaaatacatcGATGCGTTCGATTTGTAAGtctttatttttgattttcgGTAATATGAAGATTTAGGAATCAGAAAATGGTACATAAGGATATTCTACAAAATGCAGTAGTTCTTGCAATAAATACTCTCAAAGTACGGtgaaataatttgaatatACCTGTTCTTACTTGAATTGCAATAATAACTTGAATAAGcaagcaaaaagataagaaaaaGCTAATAACTTCATAGCCATGGTCTCCAATTCAAGAATAATAAAGCTCGTAAAGACTTTAATATGGagaaatataaatgaaaacaggTTTAATTTGGAACAACGATCCATCCTATAGATGGTAATTAATGTAAAGCTGTAGAGAAGCAGTGGTAGTATGTAGTTGAAATAATGGCAGGGTTTCCAAATAAGGTTGTCTGAAATTAAGTTAATAGTAAACCAGAACTAAACAAGATCAATATATCTATTCCGTTTAAAACACTAGGCCTATTCGCAAATTATACATACAAGTGTAAGCTATAATAAGGATACGAATCAAAATATGTGTAAAACAGAATTACGGCAAATGTTATTGAAAAACtttggaatttgttttataattgtttgctattttatttgaaaaaaaaaatcaaaatgtcatgttattattattaagcaAACAACGCTGGTGAGTTCTATTTAATCAATGCAGTTTATTTTTGCGTACCTTTGTTTGCAACACTCCAGCTTGGGCGTTGGCAAACCTCGGCGACATTTTATCATTTGCTCTGTTTAAACGTGCTCTGAATTTGCGTGATATCCTTAAACCTAGGGTTCCGTTTGTCGTGGTCCGTCTATTCGTCTAGCGAGGGTCAAGTCCTTTTTCTATCGTTTAGTTtccctcctgctgctgctgctgatcggAAACCACCGTCTGCTTGCTGTCGGTCGTGCTGGCACTGTCGTCCGCCTCCTTAATGCCCATCCAGGGCAGCCGACGCTCCAGCTCCTGGCGGTACTTCGGGTGGCTGATGGCGTAAACCCACGGGTCGAGGCAGGACACGATCTTGCAGCACAACGCTGGGACCATCGTCACGAATGGTGTCAGCAGGGTCCTGGGGACAATGGCAACaagtggtagtggtggtgtaAGTTTCTACGACTACCCCAAGGTCTTACAGGTTTTGCCTCAGAACACGGCAAGGCTTGCCTTCATTATGGCAATCCGTGCCGTTGAAGCCACACTTGCGGCCGGTAATGTTGTAATAGCTGCCTCTTTCTCGCTAAAGTCGCTTTAGAAATGCACTCTTTCTAATGCTtagtctacacgaagcgcaaagcaacctttgcaaacggtaaaatgctgtgagttagcggtaaaatgctgtcagaTGGGCAGTCAACTGTCAGAATatgcgcaaatgtgtttttcggtcggcgagtgaaaaatagctttgcaaaaatttgcgcaccAGGTATAGAGtgccggtggatggaaaatagttgtttgtgatgatgtacagtggttgttgataagatttcggtGTGTACAATACatctgtgctgttttttttacagttaaacaatcaaatcaacattgaATGCACTTACATCTGCATCGGCTTACGGATAGgaacgtctacacgaagcgaaaaaaagtggcAGCAAAATCGACATTTGCGCGTGTATTTTCAGAGTTTTGcgcctcgtgtaaactaagcataacacTACGTATCTTCAggcatttgaaaacattaaaatacccCCGAAGGTATGCAATTGATTGAACACCGGTACTGAGTGAACGGAGAAAAGGCTGTAAAATTTTCCAGTGTTCGatcaattgcatacctttggGGGTAATTCGATATACTTGGCAAAGGTCTTATGCTtagtctacacgaagcgcaaagcaacctttgcaaacggtaaaatgctgtgagttagcggtaaaatgctgtcagttggtcagtcaactgtcaaagtgtgcgcaaatgtgtttttcggtcggcgagtgaaaaatagctttgcaaaaatttgcgcaccAGATATAGAGTGCCGGTGGatgaaaaatagttgtttgtgatgatgtgcaacggttgttgataagatttcgaGGTGTACACTACctctgtgctgtttttttacagttaaacactcaaatcaacactgaacGCGCTTTCATctgcatcggctcacgaatagcaacgtctacacgaagcgaaaaaaagtggcAGCAAAATCGACATTTGCGCGTGTATTTTCAGAGTTTTGcgcctcgtgtaaactaagcattaGAAAACGGCTTGTTAGAAAGAGTGCATTTGTATAAGAGTGCGGTTAAGGATAAGCGATATTACTATTAGGACATCCGTACGTACCTATCGCCGAAGGCACCGATCATGGCGACGATGGCGTACGGCGTCCAGGCGCACACGAACAGGAAGAAGATGGTGAACGCCGCCTTGGCGATGCGCATCTCGACCGCCTGCGCCTTCTCGTTCCGGTTCGCCGTCAGCGACTCGACGTTCATCTTGCGCGCCTGGGCCTTCAGCATCTGCTCGTGCTGGCGGACGTGGCCGAAGAGGCGCGCGTAGAAGTAGCAGATGGTCAGCATCGGGATGACGTACGCCCAGGTGAAGATGCAGCCGACGAACACGCGCGTATCCTGGTCGTCGGTGAGGTAGTCGAACGAGCAGGTGGTCAGGTAGCCCTCGGGAATGTACCGGCCCCAGATCTCGAACAGGGGCAGCACCGTGAACGGCATCGCCCACAGCCAGGTGAGGCAGATGAGCAGGCCGGCCTGCACCCGGCTCAGCCGCCCGTCGAGCGGGTTGGAGATGGTCCGGTAGCGGTCGAAGGCGATCACCGCGTTCGAGATGGCCCCGCCGATGCCGGACAGGCTGCCGAAGGCGGCGTACACCGAGCAGCCGATGCCGTAGCCGACCAGCCGC encodes:
- the LOC131282994 gene encoding opsin-3 is translated as MFALNETSEAAEGAMLMPMARTAGEMPKLLGWNLPADEQYLVHDHWRGFPAPPYYMHLMLAMIYFVLMNTSIIGNGIVLWIFGTSKSLRNGSNMFIINLAIFDLLMMFEMPMFLVNSFSERLVGYGIGCSVYAAFGSLSGIGGAISNAVIAFDRYRTISNPLDGRLSRVQAGLLICLTWLWAMPFTVLPLFEIWGRYIPEGYLTTCSFDYLTDDQDTRVFVGCIFTWAYVIPMLTICYFYARLFGHVRQHEQMLKAQARKMNVESLTANRNEKAQAVEMRIAKAAFTIFFLFVCAWTPYAIVAMIGAFGDRTLLTPFVTMVPALCCKIVSCLDPWVYAISHPKYRQELERRLPWMGIKEADDSASTTDSKQTVVSDQQQQQEGN